Within the Hippoglossus hippoglossus isolate fHipHip1 chromosome 20, fHipHip1.pri, whole genome shotgun sequence genome, the region GTGACATGGAAACGAAACTACGTGataaacaaactgtaaatatgcCTCCATCACAGTGAAGAATccccgtgcatgtgtgtgggttgtAGCTGTCAGCTGACTAAGAGGCGATGCATGCACTGCTAACATGCTCCAACATGGTCCCAGGAGTGGAGAACATCATTCCTAACTCAACCCTCTGTCACAACAGTGTTTCCTCACCGCCAGGGAATTTACCCCTCACATGCCCTGTGCATGAGTCGCTCTATACAGATTCATTCGTGCACATGATCAGTTTACGGAATGTCCTCTACCTGCATCTTCTGATCACCTGTTACTTTATACGTCTATTTAAAGAGAACATTTGTTAGGCCAAGGGTACAAGCTGTTTTTGTGCCCTGGCCTCCAACCACCCTCCAATACAAACCTAATCCCAGCTCATGTTACCAAATTCCCTGTAAATCCTTTTGAGTGGCACATGCACGAGCTATTCACCTGCTCGTCTCCATCAGGGCCTCAAATTATGAAGAAATCAAGGCAAAGGTCTTAAAATGAGACGGCTTCCACTCACCTCCTGGATGAGGGCGTTGTGTCGGAGCACCTTGCGAGCCTTCATGATTCTCACTATAGCAGcttgtaaatacattttgcgGTCCTCGTCTACGGCGCTCCTCGTCTGCTCCATTTCCTAAAACGTCAGACGAGACATGTGACACGTCGGCCTCGCTGCCAAATAACAGGGTAACGGTGAAACTCGAGGAAGGATTTGAGAAGGACGGATAACTGTACCTGTGGTGTGTCTTTCTGCATGGATGTTGTGATCTTGAACTTTGTCCTTTTACTGGTGAAACTCATATTTAGTGAAAACGTGGACTCTGCTTCGATCTCCTCCTGAAAGAGGGGAAGACATCCTGTGTTTAAATAGTCACCTTTGCTAGTGGGTGGGTAGGGATGGAAGGGGGACACATGCCACACATTCTCTGGAACATTAACACGCCAATTCAGAATTAGATGTCAAAACTCTGTGGGATCTACTGAAGATTAGTTGCACTCGGCCGTTCGGACCTTTTGCGAGTCGTGGTTGAGCATCTTGACGTCCAGCAGGGACTTGATGGTCTTCTGTAGCTCCTTCTCGTTCATCTGGGTGCCGTCCTGCAGCTCCTTGTGCGTCACCGTCTGGCTGTTGTTGAAGGCCAGCAGCACAGCCATCTGGTAGGTGGTCACCATGGCGACGTACGGCTTGGACAGGTAGTTCATTTTCACCTCACCTGTTGGTGGACGGGGGAACACAGTTGAAGGGTGACACGCAAAACTGAACCATCTTACTTATTATTCAAATCTAGAGCTTTAGGCCTGCGATATACTTGCTGTTTAACCAGCAGCGTGGGTCATGTTATTGTTCACGTATTTGCTCAGCTACTGCGTGTGTTACTGAAGGATTCCAGGAGAAAACCGCCATTTGTTGCTGATGTAATGCAAGATTTGTCtttaagaaaatgtgtttgtgtttagctCCATTgatgctcaacgttagatatGTATCTACGTGTACGGAGCCTTCTGTCCGTACTCTGCGCTAATTTTGTCGGCATTTGTAACTGACTTAACGTAGCGGTACCGCAGAAAATCATGGGGGGCAGTGACCACAGGACACGAGGAAGAGACATGAGACTGGCGGAACTTTGTGAAGAGAAACTAGACGCATGTATATGATACTTCACCCGTTACTGCAGAACAGCTGGGAGGAGATTGGAATTGGAATTAAATGTGAGTTAGACAGTAGTGAAGCATTAGTGGAAGACCGTAAGAGTccgctgccctctagtggatgtattgcttgaCAACAATGCCAACAGAAAGGACTCATGGAAGCACACGGGCAGTGACGCTCCTTGTTCGTCAAGGCAGCATCAATGAACCTTTACCTGTGCAGAGGTAGTGCAGCCAGGtcagcttcctcccactgaaGTGCTGATTATAGAACAATTCAAACTGtaaaaggaggagaagacagaatTGGAGTTAAAATATGCCCCTGTAATCCATAGGAACCTACTGTCACTAACAACAACAAGCACACTCACCATCTGCACGCTCTTCTCTAGCTCTTGGGGGATGGCAAATGTGGAGGAGGGGACGTGTGTGAGGGGCCACGCTCCAGCCTATAAACATATTGTACATTCAACATTACACAATTATACTGAAACACATAGAATGTAATGGAATCACATGTCTGTGTGCAAAGTTTAACAGGTAAAGAGAATCACTGCAATTTCAGTGTGAACTGTTCCCTTCAGGCAGGTGATACTGAATATGTCTTAAGTCCCaatgaaattaataaataactaTTTACAGATTACATTCTGTGTCTCTTGGTAAGTCTGTTTCTTTCCTATCCTGGCTGTTGTAAACGTCAATCAATATCTGTGACTTTTCCTTCCATggcttcatgtttttaatcGAACACATTTAAATAGTCTTTTGTGTCTGTATCAGTTGGGATTTTAAAGGAGTAGGTTTCAGGACTGATGCCtcgttgtgtgtttttctgcatttctATCTTTGTGTTATACATTAATTGTATATGTCTTGTGTGATCTTTAGAGGAGCCCATGTATGTTAATGGCTATAACTTTGTGGCattagaaacaaacaacactttCCGCCTCCGTCCTCCTCACCTGTAATACATAGATCTGGAAGCTGATGCCAAGGTCCACCACCGTCTCCTGCGTCTTGATGAAATTGTTGAACTTGTTGTTGAGGTCGGCGCTCACGCTCATGTCTGTGTACATTCTGTGGAGTTTGCTCGTGAACTCGTAGCCACACGCTTGCTGCAGGATGAGGAACAAGGAGCAAGAATGTGGAGGAGTATAAAAGAAGGGAAAGAATAGGAGAGAGAGGTGTGGAGAATTGTATGAGCATGTCTCTTGTGGACGGACAGAAGATCACAAGCAAGAGTCACACCTGCGTCTTGGACTGGATCCACCTCTTACTTAAGTTTCAGACACAATGAATGTTCTGCCAGACATTACACAAGTCTTAGTTTATACATACACCTTTAGATTTACCTTTAGTTTGTTGATCATGGCTTCTTCTGAGTCCATCGACAATGATAAACCATGTATTAACCGCTTTGCTAGCATTCTGGCATAAAACTGTGGGAATCAAAGAGAAGAGTCAAGGTCTGTAACATCAGAACGTCTCAAGATGTTAAAATACTAGTATCAAAAAGCACCGGGGGGCCTTCTCGTCACCTTTTGAAAGATGTCCTTGTCGTCTATGTACTTGAACACTGTGATGAAACTGGTCAGTTTGTCCTCCACCTCATTCTCCGTCATTCCCTTTGCAGATTTCTTCAGCAGATTGTCACAGTATTTCGCCAGCTGGAAGGAGACACCAGGAGGGGGACATGACCCGGTCAAGGCACTGTGtacaatagtgtgtgtgtgtctgtgagtgtgtgtgtctgtgtgtgtctctctgtgagtgtgagtaCTCACGAGTTCAGGGGCTTTACAGATGGACTTGGGCTCCCTGAAGTTCACCACAGACGTCAAAgcctgagaaagagaaaaatcaaacaaacaaatgtgttcaaactctatttattgtaaaaaataacaagaaCTTAATTATACTTTGTACACATTTATCAAGGTTTCTGTCGGATTCAATACGTTATATTTGAGTTTCTtcagaaaaggttttttttaatgtcaggtacgacagatatgaaggaatacCAGACACATTTACATTGCCGCCCGAATTTGTTATCTCGCAAACTACCAACAGACACAGTAAGTTTCCACGGTGACTCCCACAGCGAAGCCAAGTGTACTGGTATGAATTCTGACGGGGGTGTTTAGAGACTCAGTTCCacattggtcttgtttgtagttttattacagcgtgccAATATCGCCatcattgagaaagaactacaataCATGGAGATATTACAAACTATACAGGCTGGCAAAACACTTCTTTTTAAAAGTTAGGACAAATTTTTAAGTGCGACCAAAGTAGtgttaaatgaacattaacataattaaaGTCTAAGACCAGTGTTTCCCATATATCATCTAGACTGTGGCCATCTGTCATATAATAATTTTACCACCAGACAAAACTGAAGTACgatatattttaacatatttaagattTCAAGTATTTAAGGCCTAAAATGTAGCTGattaaatttgattatttttgagACCCTGCAGAAACCTTGATATATAACAGACTATGTACTGTGAAAAGGGAATTTTCCAATAACATTACTTTAAACATCTAGTGACCATTATGAGTAAGTTGTTCAATGATGCTTGAATACCTTATCGAGTGCACTCATGAAGTGCTGATCTCCATTTAAAACTGTGTTGATGAGCTGAACAAATTTACTGTGAACCTCCAGCACTGACTCCACGAACAGGGTTGGCATCTGGAGTACacagaggagagacggagacaaaaTTGTTTTACACGAGTGAAAATAACTGGACAACCTCTCAATccctgaaaaactgaaaagatcACAGTTTCCCTCGTCATTTTATAGTAAAATTATCTAATTTTCACTTTAAAGTTGAAGCAGTCCAACAACCTGAGCTCAAAGCAAAGTAAATACAGTAACTCAAGAACAGATATTTCAAGCTCTAACAGGTACCGAGAAAAAAACGACAACACATGATtgtgtaaatgcaaatgtgcaagTAGAGGCATGCACGCTGCAGCACCACTTACGTTTTCCTGAGAGAGGTTACTGGTGCCTCGGATGCCCTCATTGTGAATATGAACCTGTAGCTCCTGGATCATGTGAGGCAGCCCATTGGCCACGGCCCGCAGCAGGGTGTACATGTTCGCCATGTCTGGACAGAAACAACACCATAGTTTGATCTCAGCTCTACAGAGAAACGTGTGCACTACATGTTTTACTTCTTTCATTCATGCAAGATAGATATAAGGCAAGAAAGGACGGTGGCAGACTtgccttctctcttctcctgccgAATAATGTCCTGGCACTCCCCGTGCAGGAACTGCAGGTGATCGGCCACCATCCTCTGCTGACATTCGTGGATGACTTTGGCGTAGGAGCTGGGGTGCAGGTACTTCCGACATCGCACTTCTTCATCTTTCAATCGCCCCAAAACCTGGAGGAGAACGAGAAAGGTGAAAAAAAGGGGccaaataagataagataacttTTGGTTTAATGTCAAGACCCCTGAATCAAATTTAACAGGATGGCAACAAGGCAATTATATATCATGTCCCCTTTttttagaagaagaaatgtaGTGGAATgattttttactttcaaaaaACATTGAATCTTTGTAGAGTCAATGAATGATGAGTTATGAACgcatgcaatatatatatatatatatatatatatatatatatatatatatataaatcacatCTATTTTTTCATTCATAACCAATTTGGAGAACAAGAAAAGGTGGTGTGTTGCTGTCTTTAGctttaatttgagtttttaacTTTGCATCCCTCCCTCTGGTATGTAGGATAGGTTTAAAAAACACGGTCAAATCCTAGCTGTCGATTGTATGAGGCAGcatttgttatttgttgatCTCCATACAGTCTTGAGCACAATGTAAACGAGGATAACTAAATAAGACGACGCAGAGAGCTGCCTCCCTACTGCCGTAAAACTGGGTCAGATCAGCAACAGTGTCTGAGCCTGTCCCGACTGGATGAGACCGCACTGTACCATAGAGTCTATTGCTGCTCTCTCGCTGTCATACGTTAGATCAATGCTCATATGAACCTGTCAACACAGTGACAGATCAAACAGGAAGGGAAAGTACACGGCCCGAGTGCCTGGTAAAGCTTTGATGATGATCCTGTTTACAGGCTGGAGGGATGAATCTATCAGAGAAATCTGATTATTGctgatttgaatgaatgaaagcggatcacggagagagagagagagggagagagagtgagtaaGCATCAGTCATGGCAGATGAAGTTGCCCAGAGGTCTGTGATCGCAGCCTTAGCGGGTTAATAGTCCAGCTAATACTCAGATTAAAACCACCctgatgtgacacacacacacacacacacacacacacacacacacacacacacacacacacacacacacacacacacacacacacacacacacacacacacacacacacacacacacacacacacacacacacacacacacacacctcaaaaaACTGCCCTACATGGCAGTTTGAGCCACATATCCATACATTCCACATACTTGGATTATGTCTCCATCTGACCTACCTTCTCCATATATTGTGAGCAGTTGGATTCTTGCAGTAGATTGGAGGCTTCCTGTTTGTAATACTCCCCTGTTTTTGACAGAAATGGCCCTTCGAAGATTTCCTGATAAAACTGCAACGCGGGAAGAAGGATGTGGTACACATGGGATTTAGTACACATGAAAACGCATATGGCATATGAATGCTCAATAGACAGTACAATTTGTGGATTAGGGCTGACACTTATTCCAAATTTTAACGGAGGTGGGGGGGTTATCTTTCAGTAAAATAAGTCAGTAGTGTTGAGTTATTATGCTTTGAAAATGGAGGACGTGGGGAGGGTTGCTCAACCTTCAAGTTGCAGTTTCAGTCTCTTCTTATGTCAATCATCGGGGACACGACACAACCAAAACCATCCTGAGCAGGAAATCGTGTAACCAAAGCATCTGGACGTTTTTTGGGTTCAATGCCGTAGAACAAAAGTAACGCAAAGTAACGATCGAAGATGGTCTGTCGTCTCTGTGCCATTCAACTGCTTTACAACTAATCCATCTCCCCTCTTAGCAGCAGCCGAGGAGGCACCGCAGACAAGTGTTCCACCTCCTCTGACTGCACACACGCGCAGTGGGGTATTACAATAGATTTGAAAGAATTGTGTGTCGTGTCAAATTGGTTCCAACTTAATTTTTGGGAAAAAGTGTCAGCCCCATTGTGGATGATGCAAAACAATTAATATTTGTGGCTTTGGATTTTAACGTCAATGCTGtttgaatgaagaaaaactCCACTTcaacaaacaccaaacaaaTAGTCTGAGAATGTAATATTTGTTGTCTCACCTTTAGTGGAAACTTCTTCTTGTACTGTTCAACATGAACAAAGGAGTTGATGACCCCGTGGATTACCTTCTGGTTGGGGTTCTCTCCACAACGATCACTGGAGAACACAGGGAAGCGGCTGTTAGTCATGAATCTTTTACAGAATCCCTGAGCACGGCCTTTTTTTAATACGGTGGGAAGTACAGGTTAAACACAGCAGCCCAATTAGACTAGATGATCAGATATTAATAGTGTAGGACTGGAAATCAGACTTTGCACTAATGAAATCCAAATTCGTGAAATAAAGAGGACTGCACGAGCTACATCGTTTATCTCTACCACTACAATGAGACATTAATTATGGATTCAAGATAAGGACAAATGGATTTTGGAAAATAAGTGTCTCGTGGCTCCGCCTGTGTGAGAAACATACTTCTTGATTTCATTCAGCAACATCCGGATCAGGACAGTCTGCAGGGGCTCGATCATTAGCTTTCTCCACATATCTAGCGCCAActgcaacaaaaataaaacagcatatCACAGTACGGCAGACAACCCTAGAGCAGATCAGTGTAGTTGGGAGGTGTGATGTGAAATCTTGACCTGGGAACTGGATCCCAATGATCCATAGCTTCTTGGTTTGTATCTAACAAGTTTGGTGGAAGTAAATGTGCAGGAGAAAAGGTTTATACCAgcgtgagtgagtgagtgagtgagtgagtgagtgagtaccTCTCCAATCTCCATGAGAGGCTCATTCATGTCCACCCCTCCATAGCCGTACTGTAGGTCTGCTTCTGTGAGTTTGTTCTTCTTGATGAACTGAGTGTTGAGATACCTAAAAAGATGGGAAGGggataaaatatcaaatgtatCTCACAGAGTTGAAGTGGACATCATCTAATGTATCAAGTGTGTGCTTCAAGAAACACTAATAACATAACAATACTGCCGCCAGTGGCCACCGGTTGCAAACTGAGTTCAATGACCCACAGAGGTGATGTGAGACGCTCATTCTTTGGTTACTCACTCTGTGGCGTCAAAGTAATAAAAGCGAAGCGACTGTCCAGGTCGACTGAACCACGGGCAGACATGAAGGCATTTATGGAAAAACCTTTCATTTTTGAACATCATAGTGAAAATGCTTGTTTTATAACACACTGAACACTCTTTGAACTAAACATCTTTTTCTCACTTGACTTGACCTAACAATAAAAATTTGTTTTTGATAAATATTACCTCTATATTTTCTCTGTAGCACCATTATTTGTCAACACCACACTGTAAAACTTGCTCTGTTATAAGTAAGAATGTGTAAGTATTAAAAATCAAAGTACTCAATGCAGAAAAAACTGTGACTGTTGTACTATCATATATTACATaagttattaaataaatatataaaatgcatttcatttaaaggaataaataataaatctattACTAGGGCAGTtttttgccacgcccatttcaaatgaCACCAGAATACGTATGTATTCGCTTCAGATCGTATTAATCTATGACCAATGACACTGACATTATACAGATACaacaaccttgtgttttgatggtgtaatcaaactttgacaccacaccacggtcacaccgtgtgagGAAGTAAGTGGCTGCATTTGGAGGTGGGGGCTCTTGAGCCACTTTGCCccgcccatttcaaattactccagtatacgtacattttcaccacttttgaattttctgcaaagtttggtgagttttcaAGCATGTTTTGGCCCTCAAAAAGGCAATTCATTTGGCAGacaataagaataagaataatcatatcaatttcaatagggccttcCCCACTgttggtgctcgggccctaattaattGATTGCTATGAAACGGATCATTAATAATTGTGCATTTATGTAAAAATAGGTTTTATTGTTATAGTTGCATTGAGGTGGAGCTCTTTAACTATTTTGTATTCAACTgcaactaataattatttttttatggaTTAATCTGCTTATTTTTcccattatattatatatatagtaaaaTATCTACACCGACGGCAGGTGTTTTCATATGGCATTCCAGACAAAGGGATATCCATCAATAGACTACCTATAAttgatattatttaattatatattatttcctTATATCAGTTTTCATGCTTCAGTGACACAGAATTGATTCCCAGCAGGCGTTGGTAAACAGTGGTACTGATGGGTTGCATTCATGATTTTAGACCCAACATTAGTACCAAGCTTGTTATTACAGAGATCAGCTGATACAAATACTCTTAATTTCCAGTTAAAAGTCCTAAGTTTATTTAACAAGCACTGGTAATTCATATCAGTTAAGGTTATTCAGATAATACTAACAGAATCTGTGAATTACGCATCTATATTTTTGATATAGTAACCAAAATAACTTTGTGCTACTTGGAAGTTGATGGAAGCATTGCAATCAGTAACACCCAAGACTGCAGCTCAATGGCGCACTCCAgcacattgttttggttttacagtcCACATGTTTACTGTGTAGTTGTCTCACACTGCGCTCATCAACCCACAGTAGGTAGCTGTTTCTGACGAAATACTCTGGTAAACCCAGTATGCACAACCTGCACAGAACCACATCACATAGCACACAGACAAAGTTAAAagatgcagcagctgaaagaaCAGACTTACTGCAGCTTTGACGGAAAGACAAGTGTCTGTCTCGCTGGACGTTTTATAAAAGCAAACCCGAGTATCAATATGAGGAAGGCTCATTTTGCACTGACAATAATTTGTGTGACAAATTCACTGATGTTGACATTCCTACAATGAAAGTGTGTTTCAACACATCTCTGGTGTAAGTCAGCAGCAGTACGGAGCCAAACACCGTCACAGTTCGGAGGCTGGCTGATACAGTCCACCTTAAATGATGTCGATGTCACACCTATACCAGACACACTCAGACTCATCTGACGTTTTGACGAGCACAATACACCAGCAGCAAGTGTTAAATGACAGCTATGACATAGAGCAGCGAGTGTTGACCCTTGAAACCTGGACAGCATAAGTGTGActtaacattttaacagtgtGGTTTTATTGCAGTTGACGCCTTGTGTTTCACAGTGTACTGACACACAGTAGAATGAATACAGAGATCTGTTAAAATATAATAAGCAACTTTCTATTTTAAGAACTGAACGTTGCTATGTCACCGCTAAAGCCAAGAGCCtcgctttttcttttttgctcaCGCTGACAATAATAAATGACAAAGTAAGTATACACGGGCAGTCGGGTGGAAGTACACATAAAAATAGATCTGAGCGCTCTCCAAGGGTGTATTGATTTAGAATAAATCAGGACACATCAAATGTCTGCAGACACTTCACACAATACTTTCAAGAAGTTAACAAAAAGTGTAAGACGGAATATTGTGGCTTGGGATAGAATTAGCACACTCTGCATTTATGGACCCTCACACACGAAGACAGCTTGAAATAGTAAGTTAGCCCTTCTAAAGATCACCACATATATCTTATGGCAAAAGTTATACATAAAcgacacacaaagacaacaaccAGCAGCCAGTAGATAACAAACATATATCTACTTTCGGCACCAGGTAGCCTTAATTCTTTACTttgcaaacaacacaaaaggacAACTTGCATATAATTGTGCATTTAAGGAAAACGTGTCCTCATATTGTCAGGCTATAAACTGAGAATAAGTCAATAAAATCATGAAACTGTCAAAGTGAAGTTCTGCTGTATTTTGCACAGTTTTCAACTTgctctttacaaaaaaaaaaaaaaggtggagtAGAGGAAAGACCATACTTAATCATCAGCATATAAAGTGGGGGAAAAGGCCTTAAGAGGCATAAAAGTTACCTGTACAAGCAGTCCATGTAATCAGCTCCTTTGCTGTACTCGTCCCAGTATCTGTGGTACATCACTAAAACCTGCTCCTCCGAATCTAGAACTttctgaaatacacacaaacacggaaAGTGTGAGGGGAagacaaagtgtttttctttgcgGCCACTGGAGACCGTCTCTGAGTGCTTACCTTGTACAACTGCCGAACATGATTCTCAAGAAACACCTTGGTCTCTGTGTATAATCTTTCCCCCAAAGGCTCTGGGTACGCGACACACAAGGCGTAAATGTCCCTGTTGTGACAGTTCAGGATAAATAATAGGGATGAACAGGATGTGCATATACAGTTTATAAAGACGTGGTGCGTTTCTAAGTTGGTAGTTTCCTGCAAATAAATAGTTAAAACCGTAactctaaaaaaaaattatactgacatttaaaatattcaatatcaaAATTGTTATCTAAATATCTAAACTAAGATGGATAGTGCATGTTAGGTGTTTAAAGTCAAATATATTAAGCTTCACACAAATGCAGGCCACTTGATTTACTGTAAGCAGCCATGTGACTTCCTATCAtcaacactgaactgaaactaTGTAGTAGTTCAAATTTCTATTATAGAGCAAGTGCTTCAAAGGATACGAGAACCGATCATTCCACGTGGCTCTCTCCACATAGTCGAGCATCACAACAGCCTTGATTGTCGTCAGTAGCTTGTTCCATGTCTCGTCGAAATCCACCACCCGCGGCTTTAGGGACATTGTACAATTCCACCCtgggagaaacagaaacacacggATACAAGAGTGAGGACACACAACAATTGCTATGGAAACCAAAAGTGATTCTAAACGGGGAGTtttatgattcttttttttttcaaaataaaggctgaCATTACAAAAGGGTCGGGAAAAGAGCAGAAATCCAGAGCAAGTGCACTGCACAGCTGCCGGGACATACGGCGAAGtgaacatcaacacaaacacgagCCCAGTGATAAACAGCCTGCTTCAAAACAGCTGCTCGCGTTACAATGGCAGCAACAGATGAGATCAACATTGTGCTCAAGTTCACGGGGGCAACACCAGCGAGCACACAGGGACAAACCACCAGCCGGCAATCCCGTGTAATCTACCGGGGGAGAC harbors:
- the cul2 gene encoding cullin-2 → MSLKPRVVDFDETWNKLLTTIKAVVMLDYVERATWNDRFSDIYALCVAYPEPLGERLYTETKVFLENHVRQLYKKVLDSEEQVLVMYHRYWDEYSKGADYMDCLYRYLNTQFIKKNKLTEADLQYGYGGVDMNEPLMEIGELALDMWRKLMIEPLQTVLIRMLLNEIKNDRCGENPNQKVIHGVINSFVHVEQYKKKFPLKFYQEIFEGPFLSKTGEYYKQEASNLLQESNCSQYMEKVLGRLKDEEVRCRKYLHPSSYAKVIHECQQRMVADHLQFLHGECQDIIRQEKREDMANMYTLLRAVANGLPHMIQELQVHIHNEGIRGTSNLSQENMPTLFVESVLEVHSKFVQLINTVLNGDQHFMSALDKALTSVVNFREPKSICKAPELLAKYCDNLLKKSAKGMTENEVEDKLTSFITVFKYIDDKDIFQKFYARMLAKRLIHGLSLSMDSEEAMINKLKQACGYEFTSKLHRMYTDMSVSADLNNKFNNFIKTQETVVDLGISFQIYVLQAGAWPLTHVPSSTFAIPQELEKSVQMFELFYNQHFSGRKLTWLHYLCTGEVKMNYLSKPYVAMVTTYQMAVLLAFNNSQTVTHKELQDGTQMNEKELQKTIKSLLDVKMLNHDSQKEEIEAESTFSLNMSFTSKRTKFKITTSMQKDTPQEMEQTRSAVDEDRKMYLQAAIVRIMKARKVLRHNALIQEVINQSKARFNPSISMIKKCIEVLIDKQYIERSQTSADEYSYVA